GGATTCCCGGGTCACACACTAGCGAGGCACCCCTCGCCCCGCGTCAGCCTCCTTTCCCCCATTTGGTTTCCTGTTGCGGGTTTTGGCTTGCACGGCCAAGAGTGTCTCCTCtttggggaggggctggggagctgTGCCGTCATCTTCGGGAGTCTACTTCGTCTCTACTTGCTCCTAACTCTCCGGGCCTCACCCGACCAAACCAAAGACCATGGTGCACTGTGCCGGCTGTAAAAGGCCCATCCTGGACCGCTTCCTCTTGAACGTGCTGGACAGGGCCTGGCACGTGAAGTGTGTCCAGTGCTGTGAATGTAAATGCAACCTGACCGAGAAGTGCTTCTCCCGGGAAGGCAAGCTCTACTGTAAGAACGACTTCTTCCGGTGAGTACTTCCCTCCCACGCCTCTGCTGCTCCCTCCCGGCGGGCCCTTCCTGGCCAGCTTCGGATCAGAGGTCAGCGTGGTTAAGGAAGCCGCGTTAGGAGCTGCCGCTGAAGAGGGCAGCCAAGATACACAGGCAGAAGCCTGCCTCTTCGCCAGCTGGCGCCCTGAGCCTCGGGTAGCGGCTACCGGCGTCCTGGAAAGTGTGGGTCGGGGCTTCGCAGCACGTGTCTAGGAAGAAAGAGTGGGAGCCCGCCTCAGCCCTGAAGCCACTCCTAACTTGGAAAAGATAAGGCAGCCTCGGGTGGGTCAGCCCCAGTTCCTATCTTTCCCAAGCCAAGCTCTCCAGCAACTACATCTTAGGGACTCCCCGGATTGTTTCCCTTCCAGGCTGAGCTTAGGAGCCCCTGCTCCTTCCCAGCTACTGCCTTTTGCGTTTGAGACGTCTTGGCGGGAACCACCGAGGCTTTTGGGTGAAGCGCCCCAGACTTTTGCAGTGGTAGTAGTAATAAAGAACTCAGCCTTGAGACCAATCCTGCAGGCCCAGTATTCTTCCCTAAACCCGGACTGGTTTCCAAGTGTAGTCCTGGGCAAACTGCAGCACTGTAGCAAGCAAAGTGCCcctagggtttttgtttttgttttctgcatcCCCTGCTGGGGTTAGCTGGCAGTTCCGGCGGCTCAACCCTGACCCTGGCTGTGCAGAGCAGACTCCTCTCCAGAGCCCTCCTAGTCACTGTTCAGCCACAGCCCCGCACCTCCTTGTCTAGACCCAACTGGTTCGTAGCTCATTAGAGCCATTAGACTTCTCTATATTCCCTCCCTCGgttcaccattttatttttttttttttttttttaaagagacagtgagagagagagggggacagagagagagagagagagaattttaacatttatttattttttcttagttcttggcggacacaacatctttgttggtatgtggtgctgctgaggatcgaacccgggccgcacgcatgctaggcgagcgcgctaccgcttgagccacatccccagccccggttcaccattttaattgtattttctcaAACTCTCTATTTTACCACCTCATCCGCACAAACACAAGTCAATCAAGAACAGGCGTAAATAGGAATTGTAATTCCACTGTGTGGGTTGGAAACCTCCCAGTATACTGGATGACTTGGTCTCCgctttctttcagtttttggtgACATATTAAAATTGATGTATTGGGGGGGGGAGTATCGAGGCCACACGGAATGCTCTGCCCACAGGCCCAGAAAGCGCAGTCCCCAATTCCGATTCAGGACATGTGGTTTGGCTTTACCAGGAATCCTAGAGCAAAGCGCTATGCACGCTGTTATTAGTGGGAGGCTGAGCCTCAGAGCCTCAGCCGGCTGCCCGGTTTTCTCTGCAATGACTGGATCCGAGTCAGAGGGCGGCGAACCATACCCGCTTCCAGCGGGCCCCTGAGGCCTGGCTCGCAGCAAAACTCAGCAAGGCGCCTAAAGCCGGCTCTGCCCCGCCGCTACCCCCACTTGCGCCAATCTGCCAGGCTTTGGGCATGATCGTGGCAGCAGCCCACCTACTGCCACCAGGGCTCTCCGCGACTGTGTTTGTTTTACCCACGGCTAGACAGGACCTTTATCCGTGCGCAGATccttttgtgattaaaaaaaaaaaaaaaaagaggggatgCTAGGAAAGAAAAACGGCACTCTTGAGCGCGTACATATGGCGCCCTAATTCGAACTTGACTCCTGAAATCTAATTGGAAAATAAGTGTTCCGGTCCCCGTAATCCGCTTCCCCTGTGATCACCTTGCCGCCTTTTTCCAGGACTCTCTTTTTCCCTGGGCCCTGAGGCTGGGGTTGGCCAGCAGTTTGAGTCCCTTCTTCTAACCATGTATTTCCTCTCTCACTTTTCCCGGATGCCCCGCGCTCTCTCCTGCCACCTCACCTGCTCAATCTGTATTCTGCCTTTTTGTCACACTTtcatctccctcttcttcctacttctgtttttccttccctgcctttctcctcccttccttccctcctccctccacttctttcttctgctcttttctttctcccattctctgtctTCCCCCCGCCCCTGGTCAACCCCTACCCTCTGCAGATGTTTCGGTACCAAATGCGCGGGCTGTGCGCAGGGCATCTCCCCTAGCGACCTGGTACGGAGAGCGCGGAGCAAAGTCTTTCACCTGAACTGCTTCACCTGCATGATGTGCAACAAACAGCTTTCCACCGGCGAGGAGCTCTACATCATTGACGAAAACAAGTTCGTCTGCAAAGAGGATTACCTAAGTAATAGCAGTGTCGCCAAAGAGAACAGCCTCCATTCTGGTGAGGCCCTGATTCCCAGCTGGCTAGGGGCGGGCGGGTCCTGAGGGAGGGAAGGCCGACCAGGCCCCTGCTCACcagtccctttcctcttctcagcCACCACGGGCAGTGACCCCAGTTTGTCTCCGGATTCCCAAGACCCATCGCAGGATGACGCCAAGGACTCGGAGAGCGCTAATGTGTCCGACAAGGAAGGGGGCAGCAACGAGAATGACGACCAGAATCTGGGCGCCAAGCGCAGGGGACCGCGCACCACCATCAAAGCCAAGCAGCTGGAAACGTTGAAGGCAGCCTTCGCTGCTACGCCCAAACCCACACGACACATCCGAGAGCAGCTGGCGCAGGAGACAGGCCTCAACATGCGTGTCATCCAGGTCAGAGTCCTGGCGTGCCACTCCTTCCCCCTGAGGCCCACAGGGCCACTCAGTGCACCCGGTCCAAGCCTGGGACAGCTCTGAGTGGAGGAAGGGAGCGAATCTGTGGTGGCTGGTAGAAAGTGGGGGGGAGGCCAGACTCCCTCCGAACCTTGGAAAAGCTGATGCGCTGATGCGATGCGTGGAACATCAAGAAATCCCTCTTCCGCGCCCAATAGTTGTCATGGATAGAGAGGGGAGTCAAACAGCTAAAACACTGTCATACACCACAAGAACAGTTAGGACCCCTCTTTCTGCACACATCCTGTCCCACCCACCACCCACACCATTAGGAAGGAGTGAAGAGGTTCCTGTGGACTACAGAATGGAGCAGTTCTTCTAGATTCTGCACAACATtttctcccagtctccaaccccaaCTTTGTGGGTCTCTTGCCCCAGTAAGACAAGTCCCAGAGCAGAGACTTCCCCTCCAAAGAAAGGTGGGGGCATCCTGGATTGAAGGGGAAGGAAGTGGTTCGGTGGAGAGTCAGCTCTGCCTGAATGCATTCCGGAGTGGGATGGGGGAGGAGAGGCCATCTGGAGGCTACTGAGCCTATGCATTGGGAGGGGGAGGAAGGTGAGACCTGGGCGGTGGGAGTCTCTGACCCAAGGCTAGATGTGGGATCAAGAT
This window of the Ictidomys tridecemlineatus isolate mIctTri1 chromosome 3, mIctTri1.hap1, whole genome shotgun sequence genome carries:
- the Lhx1 gene encoding LIM/homeobox protein Lhx1 isoform X1 translates to MYFLSHFSRMPRALSCHLTCSICILPFCHTFISLFFLLLFFLPCLSPPFLPSSLHFFLLLFSFSHSLSSPRPWSTPTLCRCFGTKCAGCAQGISPSDLVRRARSKVFHLNCFTCMMCNKQLSTGEELYIIDENKFVCKEDYLSNSSVAKENSLHSATTGSDPSLSPDSQDPSQDDAKDSESANVSDKEGGSNENDDQNLGAKRRGPRTTIKAKQLETLKAAFAATPKPTRHIREQLAQETGLNMRVIQVWFQNRRSKERRMKQLSALGARRHAFFRSPRRMRPLVDRLEPGELIPNGPFSFYGDYQSEYYGPGGNYDFFPQGPPSSQAQTPVDLPFVPSSGPSGTPLGGLEHPLPGHHPSSDAQRFTDILAHPPGDSPSPEPSLPGSLHSMSAEVFGPSPPFSSLSVNGGASYGNHLSHPPEMNEAAVW
- the Lhx1 gene encoding LIM/homeobox protein Lhx1 isoform X2; the encoded protein is MVHCAGCKRPILDRFLLNVLDRAWHVKCVQCCECKCNLTEKCFSREGKLYCKNDFFRCFGTKCAGCAQGISPSDLVRRARSKVFHLNCFTCMMCNKQLSTGEELYIIDENKFVCKEDYLSNSSVAKENSLHSATTGSDPSLSPDSQDPSQDDAKDSESANVSDKEGGSNENDDQNLGAKRRGPRTTIKAKQLETLKAAFAATPKPTRHIREQLAQETGLNMRVIQVWFQNRRSKERRMKQLSALGARRHAFFRSPRRMRPLVDRLEPGELIPNGPFSFYGDYQSEYYGPGGNYDFFPQGPPSSQAQTPVDLPFVPSSGPSGTPLGGLEHPLPGHHPSSDAQRFTDILAHPPGDSPSPEPSLPGSLHSMSAEVFGPSPPFSSLSVNGGASYGNHLSHPPEMNEAAVW